The window TTAAACATGAAATCGTTGGCTCAGAACATCTATTGTTGGCTCTTGCCTTGGAAAAAGACGGGTTGGCAAGCAAAGTTCTCCAAGACTACAACGTCACCGATGATGATATTAGAAACGAAATTGAACAATTTACCGGATATGGTTCTCATACGAATATAAAAGCCGGTTTTTTAGCATATTCGCCAAAGGCCCAGGAAATTTTGAAAAATGCAGCGCTACAGGCTCAAAGTCTTGGTGCTCGGCAGATTGGGACCGAACATCTTCTCTTGGCTTTGCTAACTGACGAGTCAATTCTCAGTTCACGAATTTTGGCCAGCTTGGATGTTCGTTTACAAGATCTGACTCGTGCAGTTTTCAAACGGATTGGTGTTGACCCAAGCCAGCAAAAGCCAAAATCCAAGCAACAAGGGCAAAATCAACAAGGAACACCAACTTTGGACTCAATGTCGCGTGATTTAACGGCCTTGGCATCGGCTGGCCAAATTGATCCGGTTGTCGGCCGGGATCAGGAAGTTCACCGGGTAATTCAGATTTTGAGTCGTCGAACGAAAAATAATCCGGTTTTGATTGGCGAGCCTGGCGTCGGAAAGACAGCGATTGCTGAAGGATTGGCACACAAAATTGCTGTTGGTCAGGTTCCTTTTGATCTAGCGAATAAGCGATTGATGGCGCTGGATATGGGAGCTTTGATTGCCGGTACTAAATATCGTGGTGAATTTGAGGACCGTTTAAAGAAAATTATCAATGAAATTCATCAAGATGGTCAGGTGATTCTTTTTATTGATGAATTGCATACTTTGATCGGTGCTGGTGGAGCGGAAGGAGCGTTGGATGCTTCCAACCTTTTAAAACCTGCTTTAGCTCGTGGAGAGCTGCAAACAATTGGTGCAACTACTTTTGATGAATATCAGAAATATATTGAATCCGATCAAGCACTTGAACGCCGTTTTGCAAGCGTAACAGTCGAGGAACCAAGCCAGGAGGATTCTGTCGAGATTTTAAAGGGTTTGCGTCCACGTTACGAAGAACATCATCGTGTTAACATTTCCGATGAGGCGATTAACGCGGCTGTCAAATTAAGCTCGCGTTATATTACGGATCGTTTTCTTCCCGATAAAGCAATTGATTTGATGGATGAAGCTGCTGCAAAGGTTCGAATCGATACAGTTCAGCCAGAGGACAAAAAAGTTGATTTGGAAAGGCAACTAAACGACTTGCGTGACCAATTAGATGATGCTGTTTCTTCTGGTAATTTTGACCAAGCAACTAAGATTCGTCAGCAGGAAATCAAGATTAGAAAAGAATTGGCGGTTGTTGAAACTGATAATTTAATTAATGGCACTAAAGACCATAAATATCAGTTAACGGTTCTTGAAAAAGATATTACCGATGTCGTTGGACAGCAAACAGGTATTCCTGTGACTCAATTACAAAAATCAGAATCCGAGCGGCTTTTGCATTTAGAAGAGATACTTCATCGACGGGTTGTTGGCCAGAATGAAGCCATTTCGGCTGTTTCCCGTGCTATTCGCAGAGCTCGCTCGGGTATCAAAGATCCAAGCCGTCCGATTGGGACCTTCCTTTTTCTTGGTCCGACTGGTGTTGGTAAGACTGAATTGGCTAAGGCGTTGGCCGAGGCAATGTTTGATTCGGAAGATAATATGATTCGAGTCGATATGTCCGAATATCAGGAATCGTATTCTGCTTCACGGCTAATTGGATCGGCTCCTGGCTATGTCGGTTATGACGAAGGTGGCCAGCTGACTGAACGTGTTCGTAATCATCCTTATTCGGTTGTTTTACTAGATGAAGCTGAAAAGGCTCATCCGGATATCTTTAATCTTTTGTTGCAGGTATTCGATGACGGCTATATGACAGATTCAAAAGGGCGCAAAGTTGATTTTAGAAATACGATCATTATCATGACATCCAATCTTGGAGCAACTCGAATTCGTGATAATAAACATGTTGGTTTTGGCGCAATCGAGCCCCAAGACAGTTACAAAGCAATGTCTAGCGAAATCCAAGCGGCTTTAAAAGAGCGTTTCCGTCCTGAATTTATCAATCGAATTGATGAGACGATTATTTTCCATTCTTTGAGCAAACCTGAACTTCACAAAATTGTCGAGTTAATGAGTCATGGAATTTTGCAACGTGTTGCTGAACAAGGGGTCTCGATCAAGATGAATAAAGCGGCTATTGATTTGGTTGCTCAAGTCGGCTTTGATCCCGAATATGGTGCTCGTCCAATTCGGCGAGCCTTCCAAAACCAAGTTGAAGATAAAATTTCAGATGCGCTGTTATCTAACGATATTCGTCTTGGCGATTCGGTGACGGTTGGTTCAAGAAAAGGCAAAATTGATCTGATGATTCATCACCAAATTGAAAAGAGTGCAAAATAAAAACTTTCAGTAAAGTTCACTGAAAGTTTTTTTGTTTTTAACGCAAATTATTTTTTTAGTTACTTTTAAAATGATGAAATATAATTGATCTATGGCAAATTACATAAAAGATATTCGTAAAAAGGTCGGTCATATGCCTTTGATTATGGTTGGTGTAGGTGCGGCTTATATTAAGGAAGGAAAGATTCTGTTGCAGGAAAGAGCTGACACAGGCGGATGGGGTCTGCCTGGTGGCTATATGGAATATGGAGAAAGCATTGAACAAACTCTTAAGCGCGAGTTTAAGGAAGATGCTGGTTTTGAAATTCTAGATTGCAAATTTTTAAAGAATTTCGATCAAGAATTTTTTAAATATCCAAATGGCGATCAGACTCAGGTTCTGACACCTTTTTATTTGGTAACAAAGATCAAAGAGGGCAAGCCACAATTTGATCCTCACGAAACCAAGAGGGTTGATTTTTTCGATTTTAATGATTTGCCGGAAATCCATTTTGATTCCCATAAACGTATCCTTACTTATCTGCACGATATTTTGTAAATATATTTATCCTTTAATAAAACCAAGTTAATCGGCTGTTAGTTTGGAATGTTTCTTTTTTGTTAAAAATCTCCAAAATGGAGGGGTAATCTGTAACTGTTTTAAGTCCGTTTTATCAAGCGAATAATTAATTCGTTCTTCTTGGTCACTTTGGACTTTCTCTACCCATTGAGGTTCACGCAACATTTCTCGTCCGAGGGAAACGAAATTAAAGCCACTTTCAATTACCTTTTCAGCTTCGGCTGGTTTGGCAATATTTCCCACGGCGATTAAAGGAACCTCGTTTTTTGTATGTGCTTTAATTTGCTCAACAACGGGTATTTGATCGTCGGGATCATTTTTGCTGGTTTGCCAAACGTTTCTTGTTGAAATATGCAGATAATCAATCGGTTGTTTCTTTAAAACGTCAATCAAGGCTAAAGTGTCAGCCAAACGAATACCGGGAGTTTCAATTTCTTCCGGGGAAATTCGGTAGCCGATTATAAAGGGACGATCAGCATATTTTTCAACAATTTTATGAACTTGATCAACCACTGCAAGAGGGAATTTCATCCTTTTTTCTAATGTTCCTCCCCAATCGTCCGACCGCCGATTGGAGTGTGGAGAAAAGAATTGTTGTATCAAATAAGTGTTAGCTCCATGCAATTCAATTCCGTCAAAACCGGCTTCGATCGCCCGCCGGGTTGCTTGTCCGAAATCAGAAATTATTTGTAAAATTTCTTCGTTTGTTAATTCACGTGGAATCTCGGACCCTGGGCGCAGAGAGGCAACGGACGAGGGGCTGACTGCCTGCTGGCCGCGAAGAATTTTTGAGTTAGTTATCCGCCCGGCATGATGTAATTGCAGGATAGCTTTGGTCCCATTGACTTTAATTGTATTTGCTACTTGAGTAAGACTTGGAAGCATATCGTCACTGGCACAACTTAACTGCCCTTCAAAACCTTTGCCAAGGTCGCTGACGTTACTTGCTGGAGTAATAAAGATTCCGGCCCCACCGGTCCTCAAGGCAAAATAATCTAATTCGTTTTTGGTGACATTACCATCTTCGAAACTTGAGCATTCCGTCATCGGTGGGATTACAATTCTATTTTTAATCTTGATGCCATTTTTGAATTCGAATGTCTGTAAAAATTGATAATTTGTCATAAACAGCCTCTTTTTTATTAACAGCTAAATTTGACACTTTGATAATCGCTTACTCAGTTTCCTTAATTATAGAACTTTGATATAATTTTAACGAGGCAAGTCCAGTGAAGAATACATTAATTCCAAAAAAATAAAAATTGAAATTGGTGTTTTATATTGATGAAAAACCACCAATTCCCAAGGGTGGTTTTTGTGTATTCTCATATTGAAAATTTAGAAAAAAATATCAATGGCAGTCCTTTAATATATGTGAAGAGACTAAAGATTGCAGTTCATCAGAAAATTGGAATTATTGGCGACAACGGCCAAGGCAAAACAGCTTTGTTAAACATTATCTCGGGAAAAGATCGTGATTTTTCTGGAAATTTTCAAAGCCAAGGGGAAATAATCTTTGTTCAGCAACTCAATAAATTCAATGATCTATCTGGTGGCCAGAAAACGCGTGAATTGATTAAAAAAGCTTTAATTCAAAGACCGGATTTACTTTTATTGGATGAGCCAACGACCCATCTTGACGAAAAAAATGTCCAGTGGTTGCTCCAACAATTGCAAGATTTTTCCGGAAGTATTTTAGCCGTTTCTCATGATCGGTATTTTTTAAAACAATTTGCAGATTTGCTTTGGATCTTTGAAAATCACCGAGTAAGAGAATTTAAAGGAAATTTTGCTCGTTTTCTTGAATCTCGAAAATCTTTGTTGACTAGTCAGAAAAATGCTTATAAAAGTGCCAAAAATAAGCGCCGTCAATTACAAAAATCTGTTCAAATCATTAGCGGAAAAGCTGATAAATTATCGAAAACGAGCATTCGTAATCCTTTTTATGCCAAAAAATCAAAAAGTTTAGCTCATTTGGCCAAAAATAGTCAAAGACGAATTGAAAATTTAAGCAGAGTAGAAAAACCTTTCGAAAAAAAATCTTTGAAATTGCGGAATTCGTTTAACTTAACGAAAGGAAAAAATTTAATTAAAGTTTTAAATCTTGATGTTGTTCGCGAAAAACATTTGTTGGTATCTGGATTTAGCCTGACAATTTCGTCCGGAGACAAACTGGCATTAATTGGTGACAACGGTGTTGGCAAAACAACGTCTATTGAAGCAATTGTGGCTGGTAAAGCACCAACGGTTACTCGATCAGAAAATTTAAAAATTGGTTATTTTCATCAGGATTTAAATCAATTAGATAATTCAAAGAATTTGTTGGAAAATATTTTAGACGGATCACTTGAAAACGAGCAGACGGTTCGCGACTTCCTTGGTGCTTTTGGTATCCGTCGAGATAAGGTTTTTCAAAAAACGGTTAGTCTTTCCGGCGGAGAAAAAATTAAATTGGCTTTGATTAAGATCCTGCTATCTGGGGCCAATCTTTTGATTTTAGACGAACCAACGAATTTTCTTGATTTGTCGGCAATTGAGGCTTTGGAAGATTTTCTGCTTGATTATTCAGGCGGTATTCTATTAATTTCTCATGATTTGGAATTAGTCAAAACTGTAGCAAATAAAATCTACAAAATTGAAGGTCAACGTATAATTGAATTATGAGTATTTTAGATGAAACTTTTCAATTGAATAACGGGAATCAAATTCCCAAAGTCGCCTTTGGTACATGGCGTTTAAAAAATGGGGACGAAGCTTATCAAGCAGTTGCGGCTGCCTTAAAAATTGGCTATCGCCATATCGATACTGCTTTTCATTATTTCAACGAGCCGTCTGTCGGTCAAGCAATCAAGGATTCGGGAATCAAACGGGAAGATATTTTTCTGACAACAAAATTGCCGGCCGAAATTAAAAATCACGATGATATTTTAAAGAATTTTCAGGAATCTCTCAATCGCCTGCAGACTGATTATGTCGACCTTTATTTAATTCATGCTCCATGGCCGTGGGCTGATATTAATTTGGATTATCGCTACGATGGGGCTAATCGCGAGGCTTGGCAGGCAATGGAAGAAATTTATAAATCCGGCCGAGCAAAAGCGATTGGTGTTTCTAATTTTGATATGCACGATTTAAAAAACATTCAACAGATTTGGTCGGTTAAACCGGCAGTTAACCAAATAGAATTCTATGTTGGCTGGACGCAACCAAAGATCGCCGAATTCACCAAGGCCTTGGATATCCAGCTAGAGGCATATTCCCCGCTAGCAACCGGAGGCTTGGCAACTCAACCCGATATTCAGAAGATTGCCGAAAAATATCAAGTTTCTGTACCCCAAATTGCACTGAAATATGTTCTTCAAAAGAATGTTTTGCCACTGCCGCGGGCCACGAAGGCCGAACATGCTAAATCGAATGCTGAACTTGATTTTGAAATTTCTGCCGAGGATATGAAGGTTCTTGATCAAATGCCGGATACCGGTCAAGCACGTCACAATGTAACGATGGGCTAAAAGATGGCTGAAGGTAATTATATTAGCCGGATCCGTGCCAAAATTGGTCACGATCCTTTAATTATGATTAATACATTTGCTGTCCTTTGGAATGAAAAACACGATGCCATTTTTTTGGAACAAAGAGCTGATATTCCTGATGGATGGGGTTTTCCGGGTGGCTTTGTCGAATATGGCGAATCGCCGATGGATGCAATTGTCCGCGAGGTCAAAGAAGAGACCAATCTGGATGTTAAAGTAAAAAATATGTTTGAAATGATTTCGAGTGTTAATCCACATAACTTTTGGGGAGACGCTCAACAGAATTTAAGCTTGGGATTCGAAATTGAATTGCTTGACGGAAAATTGCAGGTTGATCAAAGTGAGACTTTGGCGGCTGAATTTGTTCCAATTAATCCGGAACCAAAGATGTTCGTCCCAGCAGCTCAGGCAAATATGCATCGGATTTTGACTTGGGAAGATCGGCCGAAACCCTGGTTAATTGACAGTAATATAAAAAGTCATAGTTGAACTATGACTTTTTATTTTTCTTATATTTGAATAAAACGGATGTCAGCCAAGGGAGATAGCACAGGGCGATAATAGTAACGACCAGATAAATTTTGCCGGTCGAATTATTGATCAAGTAATGGCCAAGTTTGGGCAGGCGCGCCAAAATATCAAGCACACCAAAACCAATAAAAGAGAAATTTAAGAAAAACCATAGTTTACGGTCTTTTTGCCGAAAATACCAGATCAATTCGGACAACATTAATAAAATAATGACGGATATACCAAGTATTCCCTGAAGCTTCAATTGAAAAGATGTTCTAACGAATATCATGATTAAAAAGATTGGGATAGTCAAAATTATGATCAATATGATCTTCAAGATCCGTGAGAGAATATTTTTGTTTCTGTAGATATCACGATTGATTATATAAAAGATGCCGATCACTAATATAATCGCGTAGAGACCCGTTAGACCGATGCTGCCTATATTGAGGGTCCGTTGGGGATTTAGCAGACTGGGAAAAAACCAAAAAATGTGAAAGATCCGATGGTTATCAAAATTAATTTAAAAGCTTCAATAAAATCGTTAGGCAAAACTTTAATCATATCATCGGCATATGCTTGTGGGCTTTTGCCAAAATAATCCTTGGATGAAATGCCCTTAGCTTGGGCCTCCAACATGTCCTGCAGTATTTCCAGTAAAAGTGTTTCGACTTGTTGATCATTTTTTGAAAGACTTTTCGTTCGTAGATACAGCAGCAAATTTTCGTAATATGCTTTGTTAGCAGGACTTAGTTGTTCTCGTAATTGATTGTTTTTCTCGATTAATTGCTCGCTGGTCATTACTTATCCTTTTTAATTAGTTGGTCCACACTGTTTGCTAAAGACTGCCATTCGCTTACGAATATCTTCTTTTCTCCCAAACCTTTTTCGCTAATTCGATAATACTTTCGCTTTGGTCCGTCAGACGATGGTCGCATTTTACCGGTGATTAATCCCTTCTTTTCCATGTTTAAAAGTAATGGATAAATCGTTCCCTTGGGGATGCCTTGAAAACCATACTGCTCTAATTCTTGACTAATTTTATAACCGTACATCTCTTTTTTTGTCAGTAATATTAGCAAGCAGCCCTGAAGAATACCTTTTAACATTTGCGATGACGTTTCCTGTTTCAAAACTATCGCCTTCTTTCACTAGCTTGTATTGCCAACTAGTAATTTAACAAAATTTCATCTAGTTTGCAATACATACTAGATTAATAGAAAAAGGGGAAAATGTTTTGATAATTTGTATATCGTAAATTAAATAAATGTCATAAAAACTTTAGAAGCAAGAAATTCTTTTGACAATCTTAAAGGTCTTATAAAGAATATTTTTATTTTTTTTAGCGCGCTAAAATGGTTTATATGGTCAAAATTGAGAGAATTTATGGAACAGAATCAAAGGGTTATCGAATTTTAATTGATAGTCTTTGGCCCCGTGGGGTTAGTAAGGAAAAAGCCGCAATCGACTTATGGGCAAAAGATATTGCCCCTTCGGCAGATTTACGCAAACAGTTTTACGATCACGATATTGATGAAATGGCTTTTAGGGCAATTTATTTAACGGAGCTTTCGAGCAATCCCGCCAGCAAAGATTTCTTGCAGACCTTAAGAGACCACGAGGACAGTGTTTTATTGTATGCAGCTAAAGATGATCATGAAAATAATGCTAAAGTTTTGGCTGATTATTTAAAACGTCAAGGATTTGATTTCAGCAAAAATGAACCGGAAAAGGAGCCTGATAAAGACGACCAAGAAAGCAAAATCTGAATTTATTCATGTAATCCATCCCTGGCCGCCAATTTATGATGAGAATTCAAAAGTTTTATTATTAGGCAGCTTACCGTCTCCGAAATCTTTGGCTTCCGGATTTTACTATGGCAGCCCTCAGAATATATTTTGGTCGACTTTGGCAAAAACGCTTGGTGTTGATGAACCGGAAAAAAGTAAAGAAGCGCGTTTATCGTTTGCTTTGAAACATCGTGTTGCGATATGGATAACTTTAAAGGAAGCCGACATTATTGGAGCACAGGATTCAACAATTAAGAATCCTGTTCCAAATGATTTTTCCGATATTTTAAAGAATTCTCAAATTAGGACAATTTTTACAGAAGGAAAAAAAGCCACGGAGCTCTTTAACAAATTGGCAGCGCCGAAAATAGGCCAAGAATCAGTTTATTTGCCCTCGACTTCTCCTGCTAATCGGGCCACACAGGCCAAACCAATTTTTATGGAACGTTGGAATTTGGTTAAAGACGCTCTTAATGACTGATCTGAAGCGCAAATACTGCTACTGCCGTTTTTAGTTCAAATTTTTTATATCACTAATCGGGAACTGTTGGGGAATTGAGACAGTTTTTTTAATTATATCTAAGTAAGGGCTTCCACAATGTTTATTTCTTTACAATAATATGGTATATTATCTTTGTAAATTTTTGTACAAACTTTCAGGGTGCAAGTTTACGAATTCCTCAAAAATTTAGAAAAGTAAAACCATCTTTTGTGACAGAAAATCACAGATTACTGGAAACAAATAATCTGTTATTTGGTTTTGTTTGAAGAAATAAGAATCTTTCAAATTGTTCGTTTGTTTTAGTCGGTGTGCTTAATTATCGTGATTTAATGGTCTTTCTATTTGCTACAAAAGAAGGAATTAAGATATTCAAAGAAAGTCGAGAACTAAAAATGAAAGCTGCAGTTGTTCGTGAAAAAAATGATGGGTTTGTTGATCTGATAGATGATTGGAAACCACGTGAATTAGGCTTTGGCGATGCATTGGTAGATGTTGAGTATTGTGGTCTTTGCCACACCGATCTGCATTGTGCAAGCGGAGATTTTGG of the Oenococcus sp. UCMA 16435 genome contains:
- a CDS encoding ATP-dependent Clp protease ATP-binding subunit, which produces MDNQYTASAKNVLLLAQEQAKYFKHEIVGSEHLLLALALEKDGLASKVLQDYNVTDDDIRNEIEQFTGYGSHTNIKAGFLAYSPKAQEILKNAALQAQSLGARQIGTEHLLLALLTDESILSSRILASLDVRLQDLTRAVFKRIGVDPSQQKPKSKQQGQNQQGTPTLDSMSRDLTALASAGQIDPVVGRDQEVHRVIQILSRRTKNNPVLIGEPGVGKTAIAEGLAHKIAVGQVPFDLANKRLMALDMGALIAGTKYRGEFEDRLKKIINEIHQDGQVILFIDELHTLIGAGGAEGALDASNLLKPALARGELQTIGATTFDEYQKYIESDQALERRFASVTVEEPSQEDSVEILKGLRPRYEEHHRVNISDEAINAAVKLSSRYITDRFLPDKAIDLMDEAAAKVRIDTVQPEDKKVDLERQLNDLRDQLDDAVSSGNFDQATKIRQQEIKIRKELAVVETDNLINGTKDHKYQLTVLEKDITDVVGQQTGIPVTQLQKSESERLLHLEEILHRRVVGQNEAISAVSRAIRRARSGIKDPSRPIGTFLFLGPTGVGKTELAKALAEAMFDSEDNMIRVDMSEYQESYSASRLIGSAPGYVGYDEGGQLTERVRNHPYSVVLLDEAEKAHPDIFNLLLQVFDDGYMTDSKGRKVDFRNTIIIMTSNLGATRIRDNKHVGFGAIEPQDSYKAMSSEIQAALKERFRPEFINRIDETIIFHSLSKPELHKIVELMSHGILQRVAEQGVSIKMNKAAIDLVAQVGFDPEYGARPIRRAFQNQVEDKISDALLSNDIRLGDSVTVGSRKGKIDLMIHHQIEKSAK
- a CDS encoding NUDIX hydrolase; amino-acid sequence: MANYIKDIRKKVGHMPLIMVGVGAAYIKEGKILLQERADTGGWGLPGGYMEYGESIEQTLKREFKEDAGFEILDCKFLKNFDQEFFKYPNGDQTQVLTPFYLVTKIKEGKPQFDPHETKRVDFFDFNDLPEIHFDSHKRILTYLHDIL
- a CDS encoding NADH-dependent flavin oxidoreductase; amino-acid sequence: MTNYQFLQTFEFKNGIKIKNRIVIPPMTECSSFEDGNVTKNELDYFALRTGGAGIFITPASNVSDLGKGFEGQLSCASDDMLPSLTQVANTIKVNGTKAILQLHHAGRITNSKILRGQQAVSPSSVASLRPGSEIPRELTNEEILQIISDFGQATRRAIEAGFDGIELHGANTYLIQQFFSPHSNRRSDDWGGTLEKRMKFPLAVVDQVHKIVEKYADRPFIIGYRISPEEIETPGIRLADTLALIDVLKKQPIDYLHISTRNVWQTSKNDPDDQIPVVEQIKAHTKNEVPLIAVGNIAKPAEAEKVIESGFNFVSLGREMLREPQWVEKVQSDQEERINYSLDKTDLKQLQITPPFWRFLTKKKHSKLTAD
- a CDS encoding ABC-F family ATP-binding cassette domain-containing protein; the protein is MFVQQLNKFNDLSGGQKTRELIKKALIQRPDLLLLDEPTTHLDEKNVQWLLQQLQDFSGSILAVSHDRYFLKQFADLLWIFENHRVREFKGNFARFLESRKSLLTSQKNAYKSAKNKRRQLQKSVQIISGKADKLSKTSIRNPFYAKKSKSLAHLAKNSQRRIENLSRVEKPFEKKSLKLRNSFNLTKGKNLIKVLNLDVVREKHLLVSGFSLTISSGDKLALIGDNGVGKTTSIEAIVAGKAPTVTRSENLKIGYFHQDLNQLDNSKNLLENILDGSLENEQTVRDFLGAFGIRRDKVFQKTVSLSGGEKIKLALIKILLSGANLLILDEPTNFLDLSAIEALEDFLLDYSGGILLISHDLELVKTVANKIYKIEGQRIIEL
- a CDS encoding aldo/keto reductase produces the protein MSILDETFQLNNGNQIPKVAFGTWRLKNGDEAYQAVAAALKIGYRHIDTAFHYFNEPSVGQAIKDSGIKREDIFLTTKLPAEIKNHDDILKNFQESLNRLQTDYVDLYLIHAPWPWADINLDYRYDGANREAWQAMEEIYKSGRAKAIGVSNFDMHDLKNIQQIWSVKPAVNQIEFYVGWTQPKIAEFTKALDIQLEAYSPLATGGLATQPDIQKIAEKYQVSVPQIALKYVLQKNVLPLPRATKAEHAKSNAELDFEISAEDMKVLDQMPDTGQARHNVTMG
- a CDS encoding NUDIX domain-containing protein, whose translation is MAEGNYISRIRAKIGHDPLIMINTFAVLWNEKHDAIFLEQRADIPDGWGFPGGFVEYGESPMDAIVREVKEETNLDVKVKNMFEMISSVNPHNFWGDAQQNLSLGFEIELLDGKLQVDQSETLAAEFVPINPEPKMFVPAAQANMHRILTWEDRPKPWLIDSNIKSHS
- a CDS encoding PadR family transcriptional regulator, whose protein sequence is MLKGILQGCLLILLTKKEMYGYKISQELEQYGFQGIPKGTIYPLLLNMEKKGLITGKMRPSSDGPKRKYYRISEKGLGEKKIFVSEWQSLANSVDQLIKKDK
- a CDS encoding DUF488 family protein, which codes for MVYMVKIERIYGTESKGYRILIDSLWPRGVSKEKAAIDLWAKDIAPSADLRKQFYDHDIDEMAFRAIYLTELSSNPASKDFLQTLRDHEDSVLLYAAKDDHENNAKVLADYLKRQGFDFSKNEPEKEPDKDDQESKI
- a CDS encoding DNA-deoxyinosine glycosylase, translating into MYDENSKVLLLGSLPSPKSLASGFYYGSPQNIFWSTLAKTLGVDEPEKSKEARLSFALKHRVAIWITLKEADIIGAQDSTIKNPVPNDFSDILKNSQIRTIFTEGKKATELFNKLAAPKIGQESVYLPSTSPANRATQAKPIFMERWNLVKDALND